In Deltaproteobacteria bacterium HGW-Deltaproteobacteria-4, a single genomic region encodes these proteins:
- a CDS encoding fatty acid desaturase, whose translation MAEMESPYGSQRAGHVWPEWYGGLAAYRNPDNWKAAGQLANTLLPYFALWYLMVRSLQLGYPYPVTLLLALPAAALLVRIFILFHDCVHGSFFSAKGANTFCGYLCGLLVFTSFENWRFSHLRHHATYANLDTRGYGDIWTMTRSEYAGADRTTRWQYRLYRNPLVMFPLGALYSFLLGHRLPTRNSRRAERMSVLLTNLLLLGISLLVSHFIGWRIYLLVQIPVLGLAGAAGIWLFYVQHQFSGVYWARKEEWNPLRAAMEGSSFYRLPPLLRWFSGNIGYHHIHHLGPRIPNYRLRACFAAIPALNAKAPLTLAASLSAVRLKLWDEEAQQLVAFD comes from the coding sequence ATGGCTGAGATGGAAAGTCCCTATGGCAGTCAAAGAGCCGGCCATGTCTGGCCGGAGTGGTATGGCGGCCTCGCCGCCTACCGCAACCCCGACAATTGGAAAGCCGCCGGGCAGCTGGCTAACACCCTTCTCCCCTATTTTGCCCTGTGGTACCTGATGGTGCGCTCACTGCAGCTCGGCTACCCGTATCCCGTCACCCTCCTTCTTGCCCTGCCGGCCGCCGCCCTGCTCGTGCGGATCTTCATCCTCTTTCACGACTGCGTGCACGGCTCCTTCTTCTCTGCCAAGGGGGCGAATACCTTCTGCGGCTACCTCTGCGGTCTCCTGGTCTTTACCTCCTTTGAGAACTGGCGCTTCAGCCATCTGCGCCATCACGCCACCTACGCCAACCTCGATACCCGCGGCTACGGCGACATCTGGACGATGACCAGGAGCGAGTATGCCGGAGCCGACCGCACCACGCGCTGGCAGTACCGCCTGTACCGCAATCCCCTGGTGATGTTCCCCCTCGGCGCACTCTACAGCTTCCTCCTCGGCCACCGCCTCCCGACACGCAATAGCCGGCGGGCCGAGCGGATGAGCGTCCTCCTCACCAACCTCCTCCTCCTCGGCATCTCCCTGCTCGTCAGTCACTTCATCGGCTGGCGGATCTACCTGCTGGTGCAGATCCCGGTCCTGGGGCTGGCCGGGGCCGCCGGGATCTGGCTCTTTTATGTCCAGCACCAGTTCAGCGGGGTCTACTGGGCGCGCAAGGAAGAGTGGAATCCGCTGCGCGCCGCCATGGAGGGGAGCTCCTTCTATCGACTCCCGCCGCTGCTGCGCTGGTTCTCCGGCAATATCGGCTACCACCATATCCACCACCTCGGCCCCCGTATCCCCAACTACCGGCTGCGCGCCTGTTTCGCCGCCATTCCGGCGTTAAACGCCAAAGCGCCCCTCACCCTCGCTGCGAGTTTATCGGCGGTGCGCCTGAAGCTCTGGGATGAGGAGGCGCAGCAGCTGGTTGCTTTTGATTGA
- a CDS encoding DUF4263 domain-containing protein, which translates to MDNYQDPKPGKTYISPRLDSFGDPERKVRIATKLIEQPSTYAFAKIKDELVLRHKENAESCITAKFFEDDRGIFVLSIQGYTVATNKPRNASFSFIGDEIEKLVEFLNHIQAMPIKNSGPLKITDEDLRKIVLSSVQAQAIFHDNQELFAEILRSEITKDDLVAVGFRKRQLQVFQRLLEDVEYFNDVKTKKQCSNEAVWQRFFEKNPWIFGYGLSYIQLSGLDDRKLEQVVHGHTVTEPGKRVDALLRTRGVISSLCFVEIKTHKTPLLQGQSYRQGCWAPSSELTGGISQVQGTVALATETIRTKLSLVDDVGNPTGEEAFNYSPKSFLVVGSLQEFVGDHGINQERYRSFELFRRNTTSPEIITFDELYERARFIVQQYEA; encoded by the coding sequence ATGGACAATTACCAAGACCCGAAACCAGGCAAAACTTACATCAGCCCCCGACTTGACTCATTCGGCGATCCTGAGCGTAAGGTTCGCATAGCGACTAAACTTATTGAACAACCGAGTACGTATGCGTTCGCAAAGATTAAGGACGAACTTGTCCTGCGGCATAAGGAAAATGCAGAATCTTGCATAACAGCAAAGTTTTTTGAAGACGATCGGGGAATCTTCGTTCTCAGTATCCAGGGCTACACTGTAGCAACCAATAAGCCGCGTAACGCCAGTTTTTCATTCATCGGCGATGAGATTGAAAAATTAGTTGAGTTCCTAAATCACATTCAGGCTATGCCGATCAAGAACAGCGGTCCACTGAAAATCACCGACGAAGACCTACGAAAAATTGTTCTCTCCAGCGTTCAGGCGCAAGCCATCTTTCATGACAACCAAGAGCTATTTGCAGAGATTTTACGCTCGGAAATCACCAAAGATGATTTGGTTGCGGTTGGCTTTCGCAAACGCCAACTGCAAGTGTTCCAAAGGCTCCTTGAAGATGTCGAATATTTCAATGACGTCAAGACTAAAAAGCAGTGCTCCAATGAAGCAGTGTGGCAGCGGTTCTTTGAGAAGAACCCATGGATATTCGGTTATGGCCTGAGCTACATTCAGCTATCAGGCCTGGATGACAGGAAGCTTGAGCAAGTAGTACATGGGCATACGGTCACTGAGCCTGGTAAGAGGGTAGATGCCTTGCTTCGTACTCGCGGAGTTATTTCGAGTCTATGTTTCGTCGAGATCAAAACTCACAAAACACCACTACTTCAAGGCCAATCATATCGCCAAGGATGCTGGGCTCCTTCGTCTGAACTTACCGGAGGCATATCACAGGTTCAGGGCACGGTTGCTCTTGCTACGGAAACAATACGCACTAAACTTTCGCTTGTGGACGATGTTGGAAATCCAACAGGCGAGGAGGCATTCAACTACTCTCCAAAATCATTTTTGGTTGTAGGCAGTCTGCAAGAGTTCGTTGGTGACCACGGCATCAACCAGGAACGCTACCGCTCATTCGAACTATTCAGGCGAAATACGACAAGCCCCGAGATCATCACTTTCGATGAACTCTATGAACGCGCCCGGTTCATCGTTCAACAGTATGAAGCTTAA